Within the Labeo rohita strain BAU-BD-2019 unplaced genomic scaffold, IGBB_LRoh.1.0 scaffold_1627, whole genome shotgun sequence genome, the region GTGATGTGTACAAAATTAGTAAAGTGGTCGTCACTAACAGAAACGACTGCTGTGCAGGACAAATAAACAGAGCGGAGATTCGCATCGGAAACTCTTTGGAGAACAACGGCAATGACAATCCCATGTGAGAAACTTAAGTTTGACAGAATGAGAGACATTGAGCACAAATGTGAAGGATTAATGCAGATATGACAGTATTTCTAtattctttctctctgtctgtagaTGTGCTGTTATTCCTGCTATTCCAGCAGGTGAGTCCTACAACTACTCATGTGGTGGGATGGAGGGACGTTATGTGAATCTGATCATTCCTGGAGACATGAAGATACTCACTCTGTGTGAGGTGGAGGTTTATGGACAAGGTGTAACACTGCCACATATTTTGTCAACAAAACAGTAAGaagcattaatatgttttaataaaagcaaCCTTCACTAAATCACATGTATCTGTGTATCTTTGTTTAGGTCCAGTTTTAAAGAGATCATTTGTAAAGATGCAGTTTAACTCCAGAGTTGATTTAACTGACCCTTCATTGAGAGAAAAAGTTTTGAAACaggtgagagaaaaaaaaaaatttcaattgTTGCGATTAAAATATCAGCAGCTCTCATTTGGTTTCTCTCTTTTGAAAAACAGACACTCTTAGTCCTGAAGTTGAGATGCTTTTGAAATTAAGTGAAATGCTTAAATGTCTTTGTAGACTTTTTTAAGTCTTGTTGTGCGTTTGGAGATTTATATGAAACCTTCATTATTAGTGAAGATTTTACTGATCgtatataaaattaaagttatttcAGCAAAATCACCAAATACTTTGTAAGATAAGTTGATATCACTCCAGAGCTGCTTTGTGAGGGATATAATGGCATTGTTTTAATCAGGGTTTACAGTGGTACGATAAAAGTCTCTATGAATATTTGAGCATATTGTTATATTTCAGTCTGATCagtttagtatgaatatgttgtTTTCAGTTGGGATCTGTTCTGGCTGACAAAGGATTCACAAACGTGACTCTACGTTGGTCTCAAACCCCTAAACGGGTGATCCAGAAGGTGAATGCTGATAAAAGTGAGTCTGTTCTCATAGTTGTACAATAACATGTGAAATAAGCTGCACAAATAGGAATGATTTTATaggaaataatttacttacaggtCATTGTGGCAATGGAAAATAACACACTGGAAATCATCACTGTTtgtatttcagtaattttttgtttgttaaagacATTAATTCTGAATCTACATGCATTGCCTGGAATTTCTTTATAATTATGCTTCTACTTACTTTTTAGTGTTGATTCACATATATCAGAATTATAAAGCATCTTGTATAActgtttattgtaaataaaatgttcccGCACCAGCAGTaattgaaggtggggattgtgaataaacagcgctctttccaccttcaataccatgactgaagtgcccttgagcaaggcactgaacccccaattgctccctgggcgctggagcaatggctACCCGCTGGTCcgggtgtgtgtgcgtgtgtgttcacttctcactgctgtgtgtgtgtgcactcgtgatgggttaaatgcagaggaccaatttcgaCTATGGGTCACCATAGTTGACAGTACgttgtcactttcacttttttttcacttcaaatgtaatgtatttcccATATCTGTGCCTCCCCAGtgttcagaattttttttttggttaatgtGGTTAATGAGTCCGTTCATGAAATCATCTAC harbors:
- the LOC127158667 gene encoding fucolectin-like; the protein is MGFFYMPSGLINYTLHESAIVGRAIIFTYFIDTHYVPKLISHRNVAVDGATTQSSTFMSWFAEKAIDSNRGLQQYPLCSSTLNESNPWWRLDLRDVYKISKVVVTNRNDCCAGQINRAEIRIGNSLENNGNDNPICAVIPAIPAGESYNYSCGGMEGRYVNLIIPGDMKILTLCEVEVYGQGPVLKRSFVKMQFNSRVDLTDPSLREKVLKQLGSVLADKGFTNVTLRWSQTPKRVIQKVNADKSHCGNGK